The following proteins are co-located in the Chryseobacterium daecheongense genome:
- a CDS encoding endonuclease, with product MKKIILFLALAGIAKAQAPAGYYSSANGLTGAALKTELSSIITNGHQDKGYGGLWTGYKTTDIDKTYENDGSIMDIYSEKPNGADPYNYTPVTNQCGTYSVEGNCYNREHIVPQSLFNEASPMVSDINFIRATDGKVNGMRSNYPFGKVGTATFTSKNGSKLGNSVSSGYSGTVFEPIDEFKGDVARMIFYFVTRYQSKLSSFSSGNMLGNTAFPGLQTWELNVLLAWHNQDPVSQAEILRNNASYTYQGNRNPFIDNPAYVDQIWGSQQPSNDTQAPTTVTGLSVSGKTSSSVSLSWTASTDNVGVSSYDVYMNGSLKTNVASTSATISGLSSSTTYTFYVVAKDAAGNTSSDSSTVSATTESGGTTNPGTDCVNENFETIPTGSSSSYSTRTWTNGGITWTATDARTDQTISNKAITVRDGSLKSSSSANGIGSLTVTTQLKFSGSAGTFNVLVNGVQVGTIPYSATTATTTINNINVSGNVVVTLDNNSSSNRVALDNLSWTCYSGTGKQSKSISSDVQPESKDLQVYPNPISNQEIFIKGETQNIKKAEIYNLQGKIMQTINSPFKNSRNSIKIKNLEEGIYILKLDNSSLKFIVK from the coding sequence ATGAAAAAAATTATCTTATTTCTTGCTTTAGCAGGTATTGCTAAAGCTCAGGCTCCTGCAGGATACTATTCTTCTGCCAATGGATTAACAGGGGCTGCTTTGAAAACAGAACTCAGTTCCATTATTACGAATGGTCACCAGGACAAAGGTTATGGAGGACTTTGGACCGGATATAAAACTACCGATATTGATAAAACTTATGAAAACGACGGATCTATCATGGATATTTATTCCGAGAAGCCCAATGGTGCGGATCCGTACAACTATACTCCGGTGACGAATCAATGCGGAACTTATTCAGTAGAAGGAAATTGCTATAACCGTGAACATATTGTACCACAAAGCTTGTTTAATGAAGCATCACCGATGGTTTCGGATATCAACTTCATCAGAGCTACCGATGGTAAAGTAAACGGAATGAGATCCAATTATCCTTTCGGAAAAGTAGGAACAGCAACATTTACATCCAAAAATGGATCAAAATTAGGGAACTCCGTATCTTCAGGGTATTCGGGAACAGTTTTCGAGCCAATTGATGAATTCAAAGGGGATGTGGCCAGAATGATCTTTTATTTTGTAACGCGTTATCAAAGTAAGCTTTCTTCTTTCTCTTCAGGTAATATGCTAGGAAACACAGCTTTTCCGGGGTTACAAACCTGGGAGCTTAATGTTCTTTTAGCATGGCATAATCAGGATCCTGTTTCTCAGGCAGAAATCTTAAGAAATAATGCTTCTTATACTTATCAGGGCAATAGAAATCCTTTTATTGACAATCCTGCTTATGTAGATCAGATCTGGGGATCTCAACAACCATCAAACGATACTCAGGCACCTACAACAGTTACGGGCCTAAGTGTTTCAGGTAAAACATCAAGTAGTGTATCTCTTTCATGGACTGCCTCAACGGATAATGTTGGCGTTTCCTCTTACGACGTTTATATGAACGGAAGCTTAAAAACCAATGTAGCTTCAACTTCTGCAACAATTTCAGGATTGAGTTCATCCACAACTTATACTTTTTATGTAGTAGCTAAGGATGCGGCTGGAAATACATCTTCCGACAGCTCAACAGTTTCTGCAACTACAGAATCCGGAGGAACAACGAATCCAGGTACAGATTGTGTCAATGAAAATTTTGAAACCATTCCTACGGGAAGTTCATCAAGCTATTCTACAAGAACATGGACCAATGGTGGAATTACCTGGACCGCAACTGATGCAAGAACCGATCAGACGATTTCCAATAAGGCGATTACTGTTCGTGATGGTTCTTTAAAATCGAGCAGCTCAGCTAATGGTATTGGATCATTAACGGTAACTACTCAATTAAAATTCAGCGGAAGCGCAGGAACGTTTAATGTTTTGGTAAACGGAGTACAGGTGGGAACAATTCCTTACAGTGCAACAACTGCAACCACAACAATCAATAATATTAATGTTTCCGGAAATGTAGTAGTGACATTGGATAATAATTCATCAAGCAATCGTGTAGCTCTTGACAACCTGAGCTGGACTTGCTACTCAGGGACAGGAAAGCAAAGCAAGAGTATCTCTTCTGATGTTCAGCCTGAGTCAAAAGATTTACAGGTTTATCCTAATCCCATTTCAAATCAGGAGATTTTCATAAAAGGAGAAACTCAGAATATTAAAAAAGCTGAGATCTATAATTTGCAAGGGAAAATAATGCAAACAATTAACAGCCCCTTCAAAAACAGCAGGAATTCAATTAAAATTAAAAATCTTGAGGAAGGTATCTATATCTTAAAACTGGATAATTCCAGTCTTAAGTTTATCGTTAAATAA
- a CDS encoding helix-turn-helix transcriptional regulator: MSHQSDYFPVLGIHEFSEDQSKGCHLLFNELHGERSIDEPHKHDFFIINLFEIGKGFHTIDFVEYKVENSQIHLVFPGQVHQWVIEKETIGYQLMISREWFENFLPVLRFSASYYQNHPVIDVSEEIFQQLLYEFKAIKDSLNNKPVFWELIQKRGEVIGLLISKSVEGAFNDFEIFNSNPVISKFLSFIDQYFKEERSVSFYAEKLNISANYLNIICKKNLNRSASSLIQDRILLEAKRLLKVSAMSVKDIVYDLGFYDHASFSKFFKAQTGMTPSQFRE; encoded by the coding sequence ATGAGCCATCAGTCAGATTATTTTCCCGTCTTAGGTATTCATGAATTCAGTGAGGACCAGTCAAAAGGTTGTCATCTGCTGTTTAATGAGTTGCATGGTGAAAGATCAATCGATGAGCCTCATAAGCATGATTTTTTCATTATTAACCTTTTTGAAATAGGTAAAGGTTTTCATACGATTGATTTTGTGGAGTACAAAGTTGAAAATAGTCAGATTCACCTGGTTTTTCCCGGACAGGTCCATCAATGGGTAATAGAGAAAGAGACAATAGGATATCAGCTGATGATCAGCCGTGAGTGGTTTGAGAATTTTCTTCCGGTATTACGGTTTTCAGCATCTTATTATCAGAATCATCCCGTGATTGATGTCTCTGAGGAAATCTTTCAGCAGCTCTTGTACGAATTTAAGGCTATTAAAGATTCTTTAAATAATAAGCCTGTATTTTGGGAACTGATTCAAAAAAGAGGAGAAGTGATTGGCTTGCTGATCAGTAAATCAGTAGAAGGAGCTTTTAATGATTTTGAAATTTTTAATTCCAATCCCGTAATTTCTAAATTTTTGTCATTTATTGACCAATATTTTAAAGAAGAACGTTCAGTTTCTTTTTATGCGGAAAAATTAAATATCTCTGCCAACTATTTAAATATAATATGCAAAAAGAACCTGAACAGATCGGCTTCCTCGTTGATCCAGGATCGCATTTTGCTTGAGGCCAAGCGTCTGCTGAAAGTGTCTGCAATGTCTGTAAAAGATATTGTATATGATCTTGGGTTTTATGATCACGCCAGTTTTTCAAAATTTTTCAAGGCTCAAACCGGAATGACACCTTCACAATTTAGAGAGTAA
- a CDS encoding DUF5522 domain-containing protein encodes MAHFDIKEHEDFYYNEQGYKVFTEKFHLKRGYCCKSGCRHCPYGYDKKTDTFIKNDKKNK; translated from the coding sequence ATGGCTCATTTTGACATCAAAGAACATGAAGACTTCTACTATAACGAACAGGGATATAAAGTCTTTACAGAAAAGTTTCATCTGAAGCGAGGATATTGTTGTAAGAGTGGCTGTAGACATTGTCCTTACGGATACGATAAAAAGACTGATACATTCATTAAAAACGATAAAAAAAATAAATAA
- a CDS encoding amidohydrolase gives MNTSGNITRKDFIKSSALAMAGLTTLTSGTMNAASLLFENETLSNGKLSFKNVRLETGFQYQEGEVISTQTHLFCVDIENGKIKSITPNQPNAKAIDAKGFLMLPAFKDMHIHLDKTYYGDHWQAVRKRTGGVKGMIALEQKILPEMLKNSAFKAEKMIELLQSKGTSFARSHVNIEPTSKLDSLKNLQRALENKKKTFGAELVAFPQHGVFYTDSVPYLKEVAAMDIDFIGGVDPYTIDGAIEKTIDFTVQLALDHDKGIDIHLHESGESGLKTVEYLINKVNENPSLKGRTYLSHCFVLGKLEKPKQEAIAEKLAAAKIGIVSTIPFGGLVMPIPLLYQYGVTVLTGNDSIVDHWNTFGSGSVLQKANLMAQLYGYSTEFLLSRSLKLATGNVLPLDDKGNQQWPKKGDDANMVFVNASCSAEAVSRISLIESLVHQGTIVF, from the coding sequence ATGAACACCTCAGGCAATATAACCCGTAAAGACTTCATTAAAAGCTCTGCCTTGGCAATGGCAGGTTTAACAACATTAACATCCGGAACAATGAATGCTGCAAGCCTGCTTTTTGAAAATGAAACTTTAAGTAATGGAAAACTGAGCTTTAAAAATGTTCGGTTGGAAACCGGTTTTCAATATCAAGAAGGGGAGGTGATTTCTACGCAGACCCATCTGTTTTGTGTTGATATAGAAAATGGAAAAATAAAAAGCATTACTCCAAACCAGCCTAATGCTAAAGCGATTGATGCAAAGGGATTTTTAATGCTGCCTGCATTTAAAGATATGCATATTCATTTAGACAAAACATATTATGGAGATCATTGGCAGGCTGTAAGGAAAAGAACAGGCGGAGTAAAGGGAATGATTGCCCTGGAGCAGAAGATACTTCCGGAAATGTTGAAGAATTCAGCTTTTAAAGCAGAAAAAATGATTGAGCTCTTACAATCTAAAGGAACTTCTTTTGCGCGAAGCCATGTCAATATTGAGCCTACATCCAAACTGGATTCCCTGAAAAACCTTCAAAGAGCATTGGAGAATAAAAAGAAAACATTTGGAGCGGAGTTGGTTGCTTTTCCTCAGCATGGTGTTTTTTATACGGATTCGGTGCCTTATCTTAAAGAAGTAGCTGCTATGGATATTGATTTTATAGGAGGGGTAGATCCTTATACGATTGACGGAGCTATTGAAAAAACAATTGATTTTACAGTTCAGCTTGCCTTGGATCACGACAAAGGAATTGATATTCATTTGCACGAGTCCGGAGAATCCGGCTTAAAAACAGTAGAGTATCTTATTAATAAAGTGAATGAAAACCCATCTCTCAAAGGAAGAACCTATTTGAGCCACTGCTTTGTTTTGGGGAAGCTTGAAAAACCAAAACAGGAAGCAATTGCAGAAAAGCTGGCTGCCGCTAAAATAGGAATTGTTTCTACCATTCCTTTCGGAGGCCTTGTTATGCCGATTCCATTATTGTATCAATATGGTGTAACAGTTCTGACTGGTAATGACAGTATTGTTGATCACTGGAATACTTTCGGCTCAGGAAGCGTATTGCAGAAAGCAAATCTGATGGCGCAATTGTATGGATATTCAACAGAATTTTTACTATCAAGGAGTTTAAAACTGGCAACAGGAAATGTACTTCCGCTGGATGATAAAGGAAATCAGCAATGGCCTAAAAAGGGGGATGATGCCAATATGGTGTTTGTAAATGCGAGCTGTTCTGCTGAGGCGGTTTCAAGAATTTCCCTTATCGAATCTCTCGTTCATCAGGGCACGATTGTTTTTTGA
- a CDS encoding amidohydrolase has protein sequence MQPDYKVIASGNYLLKNVRLETGFDYDEKDVIRTKTDLFCVEIEKGTIKNILPDDAHSGGIDVNGKLMLPAFSDMHIHLDKTLYGLPWQAISPKRKTVKNMIAYEQEIIPELLKTSVERGGELISLLQSYGTTFARTHFNVDPTSGLQSLENLEKALEHKKDFFSAELVAFPQHGLYYTDSAHLMKEAAALKSVSFIGGLDPYSIDGNIEKVIDFTVQLALDYEKGIDIHLHEIGESGMKTISYLIDKVIENPILKEKTFISHAFTLGHLSSKETNEIAERLANAKVGIASSIPFRGTIMPVPALKKYGVNILVGNDNVQDHWSTFGSGNMLQKANLIAELYGYETEFELSRTLGFATRNVFPLNEKGEMQWPKAGDQANAVFLNASCSAEAVARVPKIEGLLIQDHLLWKEF, from the coding sequence ATGCAGCCAGACTATAAGGTTATTGCCTCCGGAAACTATCTGTTGAAAAACGTCCGCCTGGAAACCGGATTCGATTACGATGAGAAAGACGTTATCAGAACAAAAACGGATTTGTTTTGTGTTGAAATTGAAAAAGGAACAATAAAAAATATCCTACCTGATGATGCACATTCCGGTGGGATTGATGTAAATGGCAAACTGATGCTCCCTGCATTTAGTGACATGCATATCCATCTGGACAAAACTTTATATGGACTTCCATGGCAGGCAATATCGCCGAAAAGAAAAACAGTGAAAAACATGATTGCTTATGAACAGGAAATCATTCCTGAGCTTTTAAAGACATCGGTTGAAAGAGGAGGAGAGCTGATCTCTTTATTGCAGTCTTACGGAACCACTTTTGCGAGGACTCATTTTAATGTCGATCCTACTTCAGGATTACAATCCCTGGAAAACTTAGAAAAAGCATTAGAGCATAAAAAAGATTTTTTCAGCGCTGAACTGGTGGCTTTCCCTCAACATGGATTGTATTATACCGATTCGGCTCACCTGATGAAAGAAGCGGCTGCCTTAAAAAGTGTAAGCTTTATAGGTGGTTTAGACCCCTATTCAATTGATGGGAATATTGAAAAGGTCATTGATTTCACCGTTCAGCTGGCGCTGGATTATGAGAAAGGAATTGATATTCATTTGCATGAAATAGGTGAATCGGGGATGAAAACCATCAGTTATCTGATCGATAAGGTTATTGAAAATCCGATTCTTAAGGAAAAAACTTTCATCAGCCATGCTTTTACCCTGGGGCATTTATCTTCGAAGGAAACAAATGAAATCGCTGAAAGACTTGCGAATGCTAAGGTGGGAATAGCCTCTTCTATTCCTTTTAGAGGAACAATTATGCCTGTTCCAGCGCTCAAAAAATATGGAGTGAATATTCTGGTAGGAAATGATAATGTCCAGGATCACTGGAGCACTTTCGGATCCGGAAATATGCTTCAGAAGGCTAATTTGATTGCTGAGTTATATGGATATGAGACAGAATTTGAACTTTCAAGGACTTTAGGATTTGCGACGAGAAATGTTTTTCCTCTAAATGAAAAAGGAGAAATGCAGTGGCCAAAAGCAGGAGACCAGGCAAATGCTGTCTTTTTAAATGCGAGCTGTTCTGCAGAAGCTGTAGCAAGAGTCCCTAAAATAGAGGGATTACTGATCCAGGATCATTTACTCTGGAAAGAGTTTTAA
- a CDS encoding glucosaminidase domain-containing protein, which yields MKRLFLLVSLLVLSKFSAQTWATEDQYIQKFAQYAVEEMEKYKIPASITLAQGLLETGGGQSRLALEGKNHFGIKCKEDWTGKTMKHTDDAPNECFRVYEDPRQSYEDHSIFLSTRKYYTNLFKLDMKDYRAWAYGLKKAGYATNPRYASILIGKIERYKLYEFDNTNSKEVLYAVLSLYPNLKDDRTFMAQLEPSKVAKKDPVTVNVPYKQTSYAQQQKRVERIKTKAEILNSILIKSHPNDGLKYIVIPEDTDVKYIANKFKVSEGRLIKWNELEGTALKKNDIVFLESKNSTGNTAVYKAESGEDMHDIAQKFGIKLHKLYAKNRMDEGQQPSPGQLIYLIDKKPRN from the coding sequence ATGAAAAGACTTTTCTTACTCGTAAGCCTTTTAGTTTTATCAAAATTCTCAGCTCAGACCTGGGCTACTGAAGACCAATACATCCAGAAATTTGCACAATATGCAGTAGAAGAAATGGAAAAATATAAAATTCCTGCTTCTATTACGCTTGCTCAGGGGCTTCTGGAAACAGGGGGAGGGCAAAGCAGATTGGCTCTGGAAGGGAAAAATCATTTTGGGATAAAATGCAAAGAAGACTGGACAGGGAAAACAATGAAGCATACGGATGATGCTCCGAACGAATGTTTCCGTGTGTATGAAGATCCAAGGCAGTCTTATGAAGATCATTCCATATTCCTTTCAACAAGAAAGTACTACACCAATCTTTTCAAGCTGGATATGAAAGATTACAGAGCATGGGCGTACGGATTAAAAAAAGCAGGATATGCAACCAATCCGCGTTATGCTTCCATTCTTATTGGTAAAATTGAAAGATATAAACTGTATGAGTTTGACAATACCAATTCCAAAGAGGTTCTTTATGCCGTACTAAGCTTATATCCGAACCTTAAGGATGACAGAACTTTCATGGCACAATTAGAACCTTCTAAAGTCGCAAAAAAAGATCCTGTTACAGTGAATGTACCTTATAAACAGACTTCTTATGCACAACAGCAGAAAAGGGTAGAAAGAATTAAAACAAAAGCTGAAATCCTTAATTCTATACTGATAAAAAGCCATCCTAATGACGGACTGAAATATATCGTTATTCCAGAGGATACAGATGTAAAATACATTGCCAACAAATTTAAGGTTAGCGAAGGCAGATTGATCAAATGGAACGAATTAGAAGGAACTGCTTTAAAGAAAAATGATATCGTATTTCTTGAATCTAAAAATTCCACAGGAAATACGGCCGTGTATAAAGCCGAGTCTGGTGAAGATATGCACGACATCGCGCAGAAATTCGGGATCAAACTACACAAGCTATACGCAAAAAACAGAATGGATGAAGGACAACAACCTTCGCCTGGACAGTTGATTTATCTGATAGATAAAAAGCCGAGAAATTAA
- the hemL gene encoding glutamate-1-semialdehyde 2,1-aminomutase: protein MRYQRSSALFNEAYQYIPGGVNSPVRAFKSVGGVPVFMKSAKGAYLTDEDNNTYVDYINSWGPAILGHTHPEVLEELKLQAEKGFSFGAPTELETEIAKFIVENVPNIDQIRMVSSGTEACMSAIRLARGYTGRDKIVKFEGCYHGHSDSFLIKAGSGAATFGNPNSPGVTQGTAKDTLLARYNDFEQVEDLFRHNQGEIAAVIIEPVAGNMGCVLPENNFLQNLRKICDENGALLIFDEVMTGFRLAFGGAQELFNVKADLVTYGKVIGGGLPVGAFAGRNEIMDHLAPKGGVYQAGTLSGNPLAMRAGLKTLQLIKNDPNFFERINRTTETLDFEIGKILNEKGIAHKINRKGSMMSVFFHINRVSNFDEAQEANHSLFNNFFHQMLTNGIYLPPSGYETYFISDAIKEKEIDMTLEAVRKFEYS, encoded by the coding sequence ATGAGATATCAAAGAAGTTCAGCTTTATTCAATGAAGCATATCAATACATTCCGGGCGGAGTAAATTCTCCGGTACGGGCATTCAAATCAGTGGGAGGTGTTCCCGTTTTTATGAAGTCTGCAAAAGGTGCATATCTTACAGATGAGGATAACAACACCTATGTGGATTACATTAATTCATGGGGACCCGCTATTCTTGGACACACCCATCCTGAGGTATTGGAAGAACTTAAATTACAGGCAGAAAAAGGTTTTTCCTTTGGTGCTCCTACAGAGCTGGAAACGGAAATTGCAAAATTCATCGTAGAAAATGTTCCGAACATTGATCAGATCAGGATGGTTTCTTCTGGAACTGAAGCTTGTATGAGTGCAATCAGGCTGGCAAGAGGATACACGGGAAGAGATAAGATTGTAAAATTTGAAGGATGCTATCACGGACATTCAGATTCATTTTTGATCAAAGCCGGAAGTGGAGCTGCTACTTTTGGTAACCCAAATTCACCCGGTGTAACTCAGGGAACTGCTAAAGATACTCTTTTGGCCCGCTACAATGATTTTGAGCAGGTAGAAGATCTGTTCCGTCATAACCAGGGAGAAATAGCTGCCGTAATCATAGAACCGGTTGCCGGAAATATGGGATGTGTTTTACCTGAAAATAATTTCCTACAGAATTTAAGAAAAATCTGTGATGAAAATGGAGCTTTATTAATTTTTGATGAGGTAATGACCGGCTTCAGATTAGCTTTTGGCGGTGCTCAGGAGTTGTTCAATGTAAAAGCAGATCTGGTTACCTACGGAAAAGTAATCGGAGGAGGACTTCCTGTAGGAGCCTTTGCGGGAAGAAATGAGATCATGGATCACCTGGCTCCGAAAGGAGGAGTGTATCAGGCTGGAACACTGAGCGGAAATCCTTTAGCTATGAGAGCCGGATTAAAAACACTTCAGCTGATTAAAAATGATCCGAACTTTTTTGAAAGAATTAATAGAACTACGGAAACTTTAGATTTTGAAATTGGAAAAATTTTAAATGAAAAAGGGATTGCTCATAAAATCAACAGAAAAGGTTCTATGATGTCTGTTTTCTTTCATATCAACAGAGTGTCAAACTTTGATGAAGCGCAGGAAGCGAATCATTCCTTGTTCAATAACTTTTTCCATCAAATGCTAACCAATGGAATTTACCTTCCGCCAAGCGGTTATGAAACGTATTTTATCAGTGATGCGATCAAAGAGAAGGAAATCGATATGACGCTGGAAGCTGTAAGGAAATTTGAGTATTCTTAA
- a CDS encoding DUF4136 domain-containing protein, translated as MKKYIFILLAAATLGLTSCSPFQVRSDYAETANFTSYKTYKIRIDDLKLNDIDKDRVLNELSKQLQSKGLSSGENPDLIVNVKANHKKVTDINSYSPYGMWGWGGPFGWGIGMNRTWTSNYNEGALIVDLVDTKSNKLVWQGIGSGISVDSPRAKQRQIPEIMAEIMKNYPPQRK; from the coding sequence ATGAAAAAATATATTTTTATTTTGTTAGCCGCGGCTACTTTAGGTTTAACCTCCTGCAGCCCTTTTCAGGTTCGTTCTGACTATGCCGAAACTGCTAATTTCACTTCTTATAAAACATACAAAATAAGAATTGATGATTTGAAACTTAACGATATTGATAAAGACAGGGTTTTGAATGAATTATCAAAACAGCTGCAGAGCAAAGGTCTTTCATCGGGAGAAAATCCGGATCTTATTGTTAATGTAAAAGCTAATCATAAAAAAGTAACGGATATCAACAGTTATTCACCATACGGAATGTGGGGATGGGGAGGACCTTTTGGATGGGGTATCGGAATGAACAGAACATGGACCAGTAACTATAATGAAGGAGCATTAATTGTAGACCTGGTAGATACGAAAAGCAATAAGCTGGTTTGGCAAGGTATAGGAAGCGGAATATCTGTAGACTCCCCAAGAGCTAAACAAAGACAGATCCCTGAAATTATGGCGGAAATTATGAAGAACTATCCTCCACAAAGAAAATAA
- a CDS encoding pyridoxal-phosphate dependent enzyme → MILQIPAEPIPIDEIKMDKNISLFLKREDLVHPLISGNKYWKLFHNVNTYLQKPIENPLIITFGGAYSNHISAVSAIGKLAGVRTVGIIRGEELSKKWRDNPTLLFAFRNGMNLKFVSREEYRNKEKLSEFLQHEFPDALIIPEGGTNEDAVRGVKMMLNHETKDFDYLCTAVGTGGTIAGISNFCEDNQQVIGFKVVGDSSLEDTIAQLTLKKNYHLIDSDFGGYGKITDENIRFINDFKEKYQIPLEPIYTGKMMQKVFELIDDGYFPENSRILCFHTGGLQGIEGANLLLEKQNRKLII, encoded by the coding sequence ATGATTTTACAGATTCCAGCAGAGCCTATTCCGATTGATGAAATAAAGATGGATAAGAATATCAGTCTTTTTCTTAAGAGAGAAGATCTTGTCCACCCACTGATTTCGGGGAATAAGTATTGGAAACTTTTTCATAATGTTAATACCTATCTTCAAAAACCAATTGAAAATCCACTCATCATCACTTTTGGCGGTGCTTATTCTAATCATATTTCAGCAGTTTCAGCGATAGGGAAGTTAGCAGGAGTTCGTACAGTTGGAATTATAAGAGGAGAAGAACTCTCTAAAAAATGGCGTGATAATCCAACACTTCTCTTTGCATTCAGGAATGGAATGAATCTGAAATTTGTTTCGCGTGAGGAATATCGTAATAAAGAAAAATTATCTGAGTTTTTGCAGCATGAATTTCCGGATGCCCTAATCATTCCCGAAGGAGGTACCAATGAAGATGCCGTTCGTGGCGTGAAAATGATGCTAAATCATGAAACAAAAGATTTTGATTATCTTTGCACCGCAGTTGGAACCGGAGGAACAATTGCCGGGATCTCTAATTTTTGTGAAGATAATCAGCAGGTTATAGGATTTAAGGTGGTTGGTGATTCTTCATTGGAGGATACCATAGCCCAATTAACCTTGAAGAAAAATTATCATCTAATAGATTCTGATTTTGGAGGTTATGGGAAAATAACGGATGAGAATATCCGTTTTATAAATGATTTTAAAGAGAAATACCAGATTCCGCTGGAGCCGATTTATACAGGGAAAATGATGCAGAAGGTTTTTGAACTGATAGATGATGGATATTTTCCTGAGAATAGTAGAATTTTATGCTTCCATACCGGCGGTTTGCAGGGAATTGAAGGCGCAAATTTGCTTTTAGAAAAACAAAATAGAAAATTAATTATATAA